A window of Christiangramia forsetii KT0803 contains these coding sequences:
- the proC gene encoding pyrroline-5-carboxylate reductase, whose protein sequence is MKIAIIGAGNLGISIAKGLIFSNAFTTLYLSKRKVEDIQDYSEYSKVTVTSDNLEAVRNSDILIFAVQPTQFEKILKEIKGELTDKHVLISTVTGFKIPRMESIVGEEHFIIRSMPNTAIAVGKSMTCLCSNEIGQKRIAIAEAIFNRLGNSIIIPENKMQAATVICASGVAFWMRLIRATTQGAVQLGFDAKDAQELSMQTCLGAASLLIESGKHPEEEIDKVTTPRGCTIEGLNEMEHNGLSSSLIKGIQASFKKINNISDQ, encoded by the coding sequence ATGAAAATAGCAATTATCGGTGCCGGAAATTTGGGAATTTCCATTGCGAAGGGATTAATCTTTAGCAATGCTTTTACCACCCTTTATCTGAGCAAGAGAAAAGTTGAGGATATTCAGGATTATTCCGAATATTCAAAGGTAACGGTAACTTCAGATAATCTGGAAGCTGTAAGAAATTCAGATATTTTGATCTTTGCAGTTCAACCCACTCAATTTGAGAAGATCCTTAAGGAAATTAAAGGAGAATTGACCGATAAGCATGTTTTGATCTCTACAGTAACCGGATTTAAAATTCCGAGGATGGAAAGTATTGTGGGGGAAGAGCATTTTATTATCAGATCTATGCCCAATACCGCGATTGCTGTAGGTAAATCAATGACCTGTTTATGCAGCAATGAAATTGGGCAAAAAAGGATCGCTATTGCTGAAGCTATTTTTAACCGACTTGGAAACAGTATCATTATTCCTGAAAATAAAATGCAGGCAGCAACGGTGATTTGTGCCAGTGGAGTAGCATTCTGGATGCGTTTGATACGTGCCACTACTCAGGGAGCAGTTCAACTAGGTTTTGATGCGAAGGACGCTCAGGAGCTCTCTATGCAAACCTGTCTGGGTGCGGCGAGTCTCTTAATTGAATCTGGCAAACATCCCGAAGAAGAAATTGATAAAGTGACCACACCTCGAGGATGTACTATTGAAGGACTGAATGAGATGGAACATAACGGACTCAGTTCTTCGCTTATCAAAGGAATTCAGGCCTCATTCAAAAAAATTAATAATATCTCAGATCAGTAA
- the argC gene encoding N-acetyl-gamma-glutamyl-phosphate reductase: MIEAGIIGGAGYTAGELIRILLHHPEVNLNFVYSTSQLGKSLYSIHQDLIGDTEIEFTSKINKEADVVFLCLGHGNSKRFLSENKFSEKTKIVDLSTDFRMKANDHSFVYGMPELNQEEIKNANFIANPGCFATAITFAVLPLAKNGLLNDDVHVNAVTGATGAGTSLSATTHFTWRDNNFSAYKSFEHQHLQEIGQSFKQLQSDHTSEINFIPNRGNFSRGIHATAYTKFSGELEDAKKLYSEFYKDAAFTFLTDEELHLKQVVNTNKCLLRLQKFGNKLLITSVIDNLLKGASGQAVQNMNLMFGLEEKMGLNLKAGYF; encoded by the coding sequence ATGATAGAAGCAGGAATTATAGGAGGCGCAGGGTATACCGCCGGAGAATTGATCAGGATCTTGTTACATCACCCGGAAGTAAACCTGAATTTTGTTTACAGTACTTCTCAACTTGGGAAATCGCTGTATAGTATTCACCAGGATCTTATTGGAGATACTGAAATTGAGTTTACCAGTAAGATCAACAAAGAAGCGGATGTTGTTTTTCTTTGTCTGGGACATGGGAATTCGAAAAGGTTCCTTTCGGAAAATAAGTTTTCAGAAAAGACGAAAATTGTAGATCTCAGCACCGATTTCAGGATGAAAGCTAATGATCATTCCTTTGTTTACGGAATGCCAGAACTGAACCAGGAAGAGATCAAAAATGCAAATTTTATCGCAAATCCTGGTTGTTTTGCCACCGCGATCACTTTCGCGGTTCTTCCTTTGGCTAAAAATGGATTGTTGAATGATGATGTTCATGTAAATGCGGTTACCGGGGCAACCGGGGCAGGAACTTCACTTTCAGCAACCACACATTTTACCTGGAGGGATAACAATTTTTCAGCCTATAAATCTTTTGAGCATCAGCATTTACAGGAAATTGGTCAGAGTTTTAAGCAACTGCAATCAGATCATACATCAGAAATCAATTTTATTCCAAATAGGGGAAATTTCTCCAGAGGGATCCATGCTACCGCTTATACCAAATTTTCGGGAGAACTTGAGGATGCAAAAAAGCTTTATAGCGAATTCTATAAGGATGCGGCATTTACTTTTTTAACCGACGAAGAATTGCATTTGAAACAGGTGGTAAATACCAATAAATGTTTGTTGAGGTTACAGAAGTTCGGTAACAAATTATTGATCACTAGCGTGATCGACAATTTACTGAAAGGCGCCTCGGGGCAGGCCGTACAGAACATGAATTTGATGTTCGGGCTGGAAGAGAAAATGGGCTTGAATTTAAAAGCGGGTTATTTTTAA
- a CDS encoding argininosuccinate synthase, which translates to MKKVVIAYSGGLDTSYCAKYLSEEEKFEVHAVSVNTGGFSEEEIKNIGENAKKIGATSYKNIDAVTSFYQKVVKYLIFGNVLKNDTYPLSVSAERIIQAIEIVNYAKKIGAGYIAHGSTGAGNDQVRFDMIFQIIAPEIEIITPIRDKQLTRQEEIEYLKSKGVQMNWDKAKYSVNKGLWGTSVGGAETLTSEKALPEEAYPSQLKDKEPKQLKLSFTKGELTAIEGKENAPEKNIEIFENIASKYAIGRDIHVGDTIIGIKGRVGFEAAAALITIKAHHLLEKHTLSKWQLQHKDYTSTWYGMHLHEGLYLDPVMRDFEAQLQSSQDKVTGDVFVTLKPYHFSLDGISSPNDLMNSNFGNYGEENKAWTADDAKGFIKILSNSGKIYQHVNQDS; encoded by the coding sequence ATGAAAAAAGTAGTTATAGCATATAGCGGAGGATTGGACACCTCCTATTGCGCAAAATATTTATCTGAAGAAGAGAAATTTGAAGTTCATGCGGTCAGTGTAAACACCGGAGGATTTTCAGAAGAAGAAATTAAAAATATCGGTGAAAATGCAAAAAAGATCGGAGCAACCAGTTATAAGAATATCGATGCGGTCACTTCTTTTTATCAGAAGGTAGTGAAATACCTGATCTTCGGAAATGTGCTGAAAAATGATACCTATCCATTATCGGTTAGTGCAGAAAGGATTATCCAGGCGATAGAGATCGTGAATTATGCTAAAAAGATTGGAGCAGGTTATATAGCTCACGGGAGTACCGGTGCAGGAAATGACCAGGTGAGATTTGACATGATTTTCCAGATCATCGCACCTGAAATTGAAATAATAACTCCAATTAGGGATAAGCAACTCACCAGACAGGAAGAAATTGAATATCTTAAAAGTAAAGGTGTGCAGATGAATTGGGACAAGGCGAAATATTCAGTAAATAAAGGACTTTGGGGCACCAGCGTTGGGGGAGCCGAAACACTGACTTCAGAAAAAGCATTGCCGGAAGAAGCTTATCCTTCTCAGCTAAAAGATAAAGAACCTAAGCAGCTCAAATTAAGTTTTACTAAAGGAGAACTTACCGCGATTGAGGGAAAAGAAAATGCTCCAGAAAAAAATATAGAAATTTTTGAAAATATTGCTTCAAAATATGCCATTGGAAGGGATATTCACGTAGGGGATACCATTATAGGAATTAAAGGTAGGGTTGGATTTGAAGCTGCGGCCGCCTTGATCACCATTAAAGCACACCATCTTCTTGAAAAGCATACGCTAAGTAAATGGCAGCTGCAGCATAAGGATTATACTTCTACCTGGTACGGGATGCATTTGCACGAAGGCCTTTATCTGGACCCTGTAATGCGTGATTTTGAAGCTCAGTTACAGAGTTCACAAGACAAAGTGACCGGGGATGTATTTGTAACACTTAAACCTTATCATTTCTCATTGGATGGAATTAGTTCTCCAAATGATTTGATGAACAGCAACTTCGGAAATTATGGAGAGGAGAACAAAGCCTGGACCGCAGATGATGCGAAAGGATTTATCAAAATACTTTCCAACTCAGGAAAGATCTATCAACATGTAAATCAGGATTCATGA
- a CDS encoding GNAT family N-acetyltransferase, which produces MKILIANKSHAFYAEIICNTIEESAKVRGTGIARRTPEYIIDKMEKGNAVIALEGEKFAGFCYIETWSHEKYVANSGLIVHPDYRNHGLAKEIKEVIFEHSRTKYPGSKIFGITTGLAVMKINYELGYQPVTFSELTDDETFWKGCQGCKNYDILTRTERKMCLCTGMLYDPDKKKETKKERKPKSSFNDKAFKRLKHIKQTLFYKKEK; this is translated from the coding sequence ATGAAAATTCTCATTGCTAACAAATCTCATGCTTTTTATGCAGAGATTATTTGTAACACTATAGAAGAATCGGCTAAAGTCCGTGGGACAGGTATTGCCCGAAGAACTCCTGAATATATCATTGATAAGATGGAGAAAGGAAATGCTGTGATCGCTCTGGAAGGCGAGAAATTCGCCGGTTTCTGTTATATAGAAACCTGGAGTCATGAAAAATATGTGGCAAATTCCGGACTTATAGTGCATCCTGATTATAGAAATCATGGGCTTGCTAAAGAAATTAAAGAAGTGATTTTTGAACATTCCAGAACTAAATATCCGGGCTCGAAAATCTTTGGTATCACTACCGGTTTAGCCGTGATGAAGATCAATTATGAATTGGGTTATCAACCGGTGACTTTTTCAGAACTGACCGATGACGAAACATTCTGGAAGGGTTGTCAGGGCTGTAAGAATTATGATATTCTTACCAGGACTGAACGTAAAATGTGCCTTTGTACAGGTATGTTGTACGATCCCGATAAGAAGAAAGAAACTAAAAAGGAGAGAAAGCCAAAAAGTAGTTTTAATGACAAGGCTTTTAAAAGGTTAAAACACATTAAGCAAACGCTTTTTTATAAAAAGGAAAAGTGA
- the ilvA gene encoding threonine ammonia-lyase IlvA, with protein MDTLLEKDKIYKPTVEAVKQAAERISKVVLKTPLAESFTYSNRFQANVMLKREDLQQVRSYKIRGAYNKISSLPPEQLKKGVICASAGNHAQGVAFACNKLKVKGVIYMPGTTPKQKVEQTEMFGGEWVEVVLKGDTYDDSFKSAMKQMHEQGMVFIHPFDDEKVIEGQATIALEILEQAATPVDYIFAPLGGGGLLAGISSMFKKLSPNTKIIGIEPEGAPSMKTSLKEGRVVELDSIERFVDGASVQKVGARNFAICRENLDEMITVPEGKICQTILDLYNQDAIVVEPAGAMSICALDFYAEEIKGKNVVCIVSGSNNDITRTAEIKERALLYAGLKHYFIITFPQRAGALKEFVAKVLGPNDDITHFEYSKKHHRENGPAVVGIELKDPNDFNPLVERMKKKNFYGEYLNDNPNLFQFLI; from the coding sequence ATGGATACGCTGCTGGAAAAGGATAAAATATATAAACCCACTGTAGAAGCAGTTAAACAAGCTGCTGAAAGAATTTCGAAAGTTGTTTTAAAAACTCCTTTGGCCGAATCTTTTACCTATAGTAATCGCTTTCAGGCAAACGTTATGCTTAAAAGAGAGGACCTCCAGCAGGTAAGGTCGTATAAAATTCGAGGGGCATATAATAAGATTTCCAGTTTGCCACCAGAACAACTCAAAAAAGGGGTTATTTGCGCCAGTGCCGGTAACCACGCCCAGGGAGTGGCTTTTGCCTGCAATAAACTAAAGGTAAAAGGGGTGATTTATATGCCTGGTACCACGCCAAAGCAAAAGGTAGAACAAACGGAGATGTTTGGTGGAGAGTGGGTTGAGGTAGTTCTTAAAGGAGATACTTACGATGATTCTTTTAAGAGTGCCATGAAGCAAATGCATGAACAGGGGATGGTCTTTATCCATCCTTTTGATGACGAGAAAGTGATAGAAGGACAGGCGACTATCGCTCTGGAAATTCTGGAGCAGGCTGCCACACCTGTAGATTATATTTTTGCACCCCTGGGTGGTGGCGGATTGCTAGCTGGTATTTCTTCAATGTTTAAAAAACTCTCACCAAATACGAAAATCATCGGGATAGAACCTGAGGGCGCTCCTTCCATGAAAACTTCTTTAAAAGAGGGTAGAGTGGTGGAGTTAGATAGCATTGAAAGGTTTGTTGATGGCGCTTCAGTTCAAAAAGTCGGGGCTCGTAATTTTGCTATTTGTAGAGAAAATCTGGATGAAATGATCACGGTGCCTGAAGGCAAGATCTGCCAGACCATTCTGGATCTTTATAACCAGGATGCGATCGTAGTGGAACCGGCTGGAGCAATGTCTATTTGCGCCTTAGACTTCTATGCTGAAGAGATCAAAGGAAAAAATGTAGTGTGCATCGTAAGCGGAAGTAATAACGATATAACAAGGACTGCTGAAATAAAAGAAAGAGCGCTGCTTTATGCAGGATTGAAACATTATTTTATAATCACTTTTCCACAAAGAGCAGGCGCTTTAAAAGAATTTGTGGCTAAAGTTTTGGGTCCGAATGATGATATCACCCATTTTGAATATTCCAAGAAGCACCATAGAGAAAATGGTCCGGCAGTAGTTGGGATCGAATTAAAAGATCCAAATGATTTTAATCCGCTGGTAGAGCGAATGAAAAAGAAAAACTTTTACGGAGAATATTTAAATGATAATCCAAACTTATTTCAATTTTTAATCTAG
- the ilvC gene encoding ketol-acid reductoisomerase — protein MTNYFNSLSLRDQLAQLGTCRFMELDEFSNEVAVLKDKKIVIVGCGAQGLNQGLNMRDSGLDISYALREGAIKEKRQSWKNATENNFNVGTYEELIPKADLVINLTPDKQHTSVIKAIQPHIKKDAVLSYSHGFNIVEEGTKIREDITVIMVAPKCPGTEVREEYKRGFGVPTLIAVHPENDPHGIGLDWAKAYAYATGGHRAGVLESSFVAEVKSDLMGEQTMLCGVLQTGSILTFDKMVADGVEPNYAAKLIQYGWETITEALKHGGITNMMDRLSNPAKLRANEIAEELKEKMRPLFQKHMDDIISGEFSSRMMRDWANDDKELLTWRAETENTAFEKTEATSEEIKEQEYFDKGVLMVAFVRAGVELAFETMVEAGIIEESAYYESLHETPLIANTIARKKLYEMNRVISDTAEYGCYLFDHAAKPLVKDYVNSLEPEVAGKKFGTDCNGVDNQKLIHVNDDLRSHPVEKVGARLRTAMTAMKKIYA, from the coding sequence ATGACCAACTATTTTAACAGCCTTTCTTTACGTGATCAATTAGCTCAGCTTGGAACCTGCAGGTTTATGGAGCTGGATGAATTCAGCAACGAGGTGGCTGTCCTAAAAGATAAAAAAATTGTGATCGTAGGCTGTGGAGCCCAGGGTCTTAATCAGGGGCTCAATATGCGCGATAGCGGACTCGATATCTCATATGCGTTAAGGGAAGGAGCGATTAAAGAAAAGCGACAGTCCTGGAAAAATGCTACGGAAAATAATTTTAACGTAGGAACTTATGAGGAGCTTATTCCAAAGGCTGATCTTGTTATCAATCTTACGCCAGATAAACAACATACTTCGGTGATCAAGGCGATTCAACCTCATATCAAAAAAGATGCGGTACTTTCTTACTCTCATGGTTTCAACATTGTGGAAGAAGGAACGAAGATACGTGAAGATATAACGGTAATTATGGTCGCGCCAAAATGTCCCGGAACTGAGGTGAGGGAAGAATATAAAAGAGGTTTTGGAGTGCCGACTCTTATCGCGGTTCATCCGGAAAATGATCCTCATGGAATTGGCCTGGATTGGGCAAAAGCTTATGCGTATGCTACAGGTGGTCACAGGGCCGGAGTACTGGAATCTTCTTTTGTTGCTGAAGTAAAATCTGACCTAATGGGGGAACAAACAATGCTTTGTGGAGTTCTTCAAACAGGATCGATCTTAACTTTCGATAAAATGGTTGCAGATGGTGTGGAGCCAAATTATGCTGCAAAACTTATCCAGTATGGATGGGAAACAATTACTGAAGCCCTGAAACATGGTGGAATAACCAATATGATGGACAGGCTTTCAAATCCTGCAAAGCTTAGAGCGAATGAAATTGCTGAAGAACTTAAAGAGAAAATGCGTCCGCTTTTTCAGAAACATATGGATGATATAATTTCAGGAGAATTCAGCAGTCGAATGATGCGTGACTGGGCAAATGATGATAAAGAATTACTCACCTGGCGTGCCGAAACAGAGAATACCGCTTTTGAAAAAACTGAAGCCACTTCAGAAGAGATCAAAGAGCAGGAATATTTTGATAAAGGTGTGCTGATGGTGGCCTTTGTAAGGGCAGGTGTAGAGCTGGCCTTTGAAACGATGGTGGAAGCCGGGATAATTGAAGAATCGGCTTATTATGAATCACTTCATGAAACTCCGCTTATAGCCAATACCATTGCCAGAAAGAAATTATACGAGATGAATCGTGTGATTTCAGATACTGCTGAATACGGTTGTTATTTATTTGATCATGCTGCAAAACCATTGGTGAAAGATTATGTAAACTCACTTGAACCGGAAGTTGCCGGGAAGAAATTTGGAACAGATTGTAATGGTGTGGATAACCAGAAATTGATACACGTGAATGATGATCTTAGAAGTCATCCGGTTGAAAAAGTTGGAGCGAGATTAAGAACTGCAATGACCGCAATGAAGAAAATATACGCATAA
- the ilvN gene encoding acetolactate synthase small subunit, with the protein MEKKNYTVSIYTENNLGLLSRIAAIFLKRHINIESITASPSEVNEVMRFIIVVNVTEEQIKKIVGQIEKQIEVIKAFYHTDVETIYQETALYKIKSEDFLDDHNIQDFIKETNARIVTVTKKFFVIEKTGKRSEVDALYEKLKPYGLMQFVRSGTIAVTKNEMPISGILEKFNTTNSLS; encoded by the coding sequence ATGGAAAAGAAAAATTATACAGTTTCAATTTATACCGAGAATAATCTTGGATTACTTTCCAGGATTGCAGCTATATTTTTGAAAAGACATATCAATATTGAAAGTATTACTGCTTCACCAAGTGAGGTGAATGAAGTAATGCGGTTTATTATTGTTGTTAATGTAACTGAAGAGCAGATCAAAAAGATCGTAGGCCAGATAGAAAAACAGATAGAAGTGATCAAAGCTTTTTATCATACAGATGTGGAAACTATATATCAGGAGACCGCACTTTATAAAATCAAATCTGAAGATTTTCTGGACGATCATAATATTCAGGATTTTATAAAAGAAACGAATGCACGAATCGTAACTGTGACCAAGAAATTCTTTGTAATAGAAAAAACAGGAAAACGGAGCGAGGTAGATGCGCTTTACGAAAAACTCAAACCTTACGGATTAATGCAATTTGTAAGATCGGGAACCATAGCGGTAACCAAAAACGAAATGCCAATATCAGGAATACTAGAAAAATTTAATACCACAAATTCATTATCATGA
- the ilvB gene encoding biosynthetic-type acetolactate synthase large subunit, whose translation MQVKTASFEKISTKETTTVSGAEAVIKCLLEEGVETIYGYPGGAIMPVYDELYKYQKEIHHVLTRHEQGATHAAQGYARVSGKVGVAIATSGPGATNLVTGIADAQIDSTPMVCITGQVGSHLLGSDAFQETDIVGISTPITKWNYQVTKAEEIPEVIAKAFYIAKSGRPGPVLVDITKDAQFASLEFSYKKCSGIRSYKPYPDLNLLEVERAAEVINNAKKPMIVWGQGVILGGAEELLKAVVEKAGIPAAWTILGLSALPTDHPLNVGMVGMHGNYGPNMLTNECDVLIAIGMRFDDRVTGNLEKYAKQAKVIHFEIDPAEINKNVKADYPVLGDVKESLKALLELLEQNSHKEWHQKFKDLYKTEFEKVIKGNLDVNKKDLGMAEVIQQINNQSNGDAIIVSDVGQHQMSACRYSKFNSTRSNVTSGGLGTMGFALPAAIGAKMAKPESEVVAVIGDGGYQMTIQELGTIFQTKVPVKIVLLNNGFLGMVRQWQQMFFDKRYASTTMVNPDFITIAKGYHIQAKQVTERSQLKDAVEEMMESDEAYFLEVKVEQEENVFPMIPTGAAVSDILLE comes from the coding sequence ATGCAGGTTAAAACAGCAAGTTTCGAGAAAATAAGCACAAAGGAAACCACCACGGTTTCTGGAGCCGAAGCAGTGATCAAATGTTTGCTTGAGGAAGGTGTAGAGACTATTTACGGTTATCCCGGAGGGGCGATTATGCCTGTCTATGATGAACTGTACAAATATCAGAAAGAAATTCACCACGTCCTTACCAGGCATGAACAGGGAGCTACACATGCAGCACAGGGTTACGCCAGGGTTTCAGGGAAAGTGGGTGTTGCGATTGCAACCTCCGGACCGGGAGCCACCAATCTGGTTACGGGAATTGCCGATGCGCAAATAGATTCTACGCCAATGGTATGTATCACCGGGCAGGTGGGATCTCATTTGTTAGGGAGCGATGCCTTCCAGGAAACCGATATTGTTGGTATTTCCACACCTATTACAAAATGGAACTATCAGGTTACAAAAGCAGAGGAAATTCCTGAAGTGATCGCCAAGGCATTTTATATTGCAAAATCCGGGAGACCGGGTCCTGTTCTGGTAGATATTACTAAAGATGCGCAGTTTGCCTCTCTTGAATTCAGTTATAAGAAATGTTCGGGAATTAGGAGCTATAAACCCTATCCTGATTTGAATCTTTTGGAAGTAGAACGAGCTGCAGAGGTGATCAATAATGCCAAAAAACCTATGATCGTTTGGGGTCAGGGAGTGATCCTTGGCGGGGCTGAAGAGCTTTTAAAAGCGGTTGTTGAAAAAGCTGGAATTCCGGCAGCCTGGACGATATTAGGACTTTCCGCATTGCCCACAGACCATCCGTTGAATGTTGGAATGGTAGGAATGCATGGGAACTACGGCCCTAATATGCTGACGAACGAATGTGATGTTTTGATCGCCATCGGGATGCGTTTTGATGATAGGGTTACTGGAAATTTAGAGAAATACGCAAAACAGGCAAAAGTGATCCATTTTGAAATTGATCCAGCCGAAATAAATAAAAACGTAAAGGCAGATTATCCTGTTTTAGGAGATGTAAAAGAAAGCCTGAAAGCATTGCTTGAACTTTTAGAGCAGAATTCTCATAAGGAGTGGCATCAAAAGTTCAAAGACCTGTATAAAACTGAATTTGAAAAGGTCATTAAAGGAAATCTTGATGTCAACAAGAAAGACCTGGGCATGGCTGAGGTAATTCAGCAGATCAATAATCAATCTAATGGAGATGCCATAATCGTTTCAGATGTTGGTCAGCATCAAATGTCAGCCTGTCGTTATTCTAAATTCAATAGCACGCGAAGCAATGTCACTTCCGGGGGATTGGGAACCATGGGCTTCGCCTTGCCAGCAGCTATCGGGGCCAAAATGGCCAAACCGGAAAGCGAGGTTGTGGCAGTGATAGGGGACGGTGGTTATCAAATGACCATTCAGGAATTAGGAACTATTTTTCAGACTAAAGTTCCGGTGAAAATCGTCCTTTTAAATAATGGTTTCCTGGGAATGGTAAGACAGTGGCAGCAGATGTTTTTTGATAAACGCTATGCTTCAACCACCATGGTAAACCCGGACTTTATAACCATTGCCAAAGGTTATCATATTCAGGCTAAACAGGTTACCGAAAGAAGTCAGTTAAAGGATGCAGTTGAGGAAATGATGGAAAGCGACGAAGCTTATTTCCTGGAAGTGAAAGTTGAACAGGAAGAAAATGTATTCCCAATGATCCCAACGGGAGCTGCAGTTTCAGATATATTATTAGAGTAA
- the ilvD gene encoding dihydroxy-acid dehydratase: MDKTAMNNKYSSTITQSDSQPASQAMLHAIGLNKEDLKKPFVGIGSTGYEGNPCNMHLNDLAKEVKKGTQNADLNGLIFNTIGVSDGISMGTPGMRFSLPSRDLIADSMETVVGGMSYDGLVTVVGCDKNMPGALMAMLRLNRPSVLVYGGTIASGCHNGKKLDVVSAFEAWGSKVSGDMQEEEYQQVIEKACPGAGACGGMYTANTMASSIEALGMSLPFNSSNPATGPEKTQESVKAGEAMKYLLENDLKPKDIVTAKSLENAIRLLTVLGGSTNAVLHFLAIAKAAEINFGLKDFTRICEETPFLADLKPSGKYLMEDIHRIGGIPAVMKYMLEKGLLHGECMTVTGKTIAENLENVKPLPDDQDVIHPVEKPIKATGHIRILYGNLASEGSVAKITGKEGLEFQGKARVFNGEFEANEGISSGKVQKGDVVVIRYEGPKGGPGMPEMLKPTSAIMGAGLGKSVALITDGRFSGGTHGFVVGHITPEAQQGGLIGLLKDGDEISINAEKNTIEAHLSAEEINRRKEAWKAPALKVNGGVLYKYAKTVASASEGCVTDEF, encoded by the coding sequence ATGGATAAAACAGCAATGAACAACAAATATAGTAGTACAATAACACAAAGTGATTCTCAACCTGCCTCACAGGCGATGCTTCACGCTATAGGATTAAATAAAGAAGATCTCAAAAAACCTTTTGTGGGAATTGGGAGTACCGGTTACGAAGGGAATCCCTGTAATATGCACCTTAATGACCTTGCTAAAGAGGTGAAAAAAGGAACTCAGAATGCCGATTTAAACGGACTTATTTTCAATACAATAGGCGTTAGTGATGGGATTTCCATGGGAACGCCGGGAATGCGATTCTCACTGCCTTCCAGAGATCTAATCGCAGATTCTATGGAAACTGTTGTAGGAGGAATGTCTTACGATGGCCTGGTTACTGTAGTGGGTTGCGATAAGAATATGCCCGGTGCCTTAATGGCTATGTTGAGACTGAACAGGCCTTCTGTGCTGGTGTATGGCGGAACGATCGCTTCCGGTTGCCATAATGGTAAAAAACTGGATGTGGTGTCTGCATTTGAAGCCTGGGGCTCAAAAGTTTCAGGGGATATGCAGGAAGAAGAATATCAGCAGGTAATTGAAAAAGCCTGTCCGGGGGCAGGAGCCTGTGGAGGGATGTATACTGCAAATACAATGGCCTCCTCTATCGAAGCTTTAGGGATGAGTCTGCCGTTCAACAGTTCCAATCCTGCAACCGGACCTGAGAAAACTCAGGAAAGTGTAAAAGCAGGGGAGGCGATGAAATATTTGCTGGAGAATGATCTAAAACCAAAAGATATAGTGACCGCAAAATCACTGGAGAATGCAATTCGACTATTAACGGTGCTTGGTGGTTCTACCAATGCCGTACTTCATTTTCTTGCGATAGCAAAAGCTGCAGAGATCAATTTTGGATTAAAAGATTTTACAAGAATATGTGAGGAAACGCCTTTCCTGGCAGATTTGAAGCCTAGCGGGAAATACCTGATGGAAGATATTCACAGGATTGGAGGAATCCCGGCTGTGATGAAATATATGCTTGAAAAAGGACTGCTTCATGGCGAATGTATGACAGTTACCGGAAAAACGATTGCCGAAAATCTTGAAAATGTAAAGCCATTACCTGACGATCAGGATGTAATTCACCCTGTCGAAAAACCTATCAAAGCTACCGGACACATCAGAATTTTATACGGAAATCTGGCTTCTGAAGGCTCCGTTGCCAAAATAACGGGAAAAGAAGGATTGGAATTTCAAGGAAAAGCAAGAGTGTTTAATGGTGAATTTGAAGCTAACGAAGGGATTTCTTCGGGCAAGGTTCAAAAAGGGGATGTGGTCGTCATTCGCTATGAGGGTCCTAAAGGAGGACCTGGAATGCCAGAAATGCTGAAACCAACTTCGGCCATTATGGGCGCCGGACTAGGGAAAAGTGTAGCCCTTATCACCGACGGAAGGTTCTCGGGAGGAACTCATGGCTTTGTGGTGGGACACATTACTCCTGAGGCTCAGCAAGGCGGACTCATTGGTCTGTTGAAGGATGGTGACGAGATAAGTATTAATGCCGAGAAAAATACTATTGAGGCACATCTTTCAGCAGAAGAAATAAATAGAAGAAAAGAAGCCTGGAAAGCTCCCGCTTTAAAGGTGAACGGAGGAGTACTCTATAAATACGCAAAAACGGTAGCATCAGCTTCAGAAGGCTGCGTAACAGATGAATTTTAA